In Primulina huaijiensis isolate GDHJ02 chromosome 6, ASM1229523v2, whole genome shotgun sequence, a single window of DNA contains:
- the LOC140978338 gene encoding very-long-chain aldehyde decarbonylase CER3-like, producing the protein MAEKEKEGKMSSENKRVCSPNKRDAPFFPWPWENLDNFKYLLYGPLIAKVVYSIYKDEMMKGAWCLHILILFGLRALVHQLWSTFSNMLFLNRTRQIDQRGVDFKQIDAEWHWDNFLILQIIVASLLYLSFPSLASLPIWNTRGVLCCLILHIGISEPLFYWMHRLLHSPYLFQRYHWLHHSSKITNPFTAGHTTFLEQLLLCMVVGIPTLGTAFLGYASITMMYGYLLLFDFLRCLGHCNVEVFPHRLFEAIPILKYLIYTPTYHSLHHTEMRSNFCLFMPLYDKLWNTIDAKYWAFYQEICSRTSSRVPDFVFLAHVVDVMSAMHAPFVFRSFSSIPFSNKLFLFPMWPCTFLAMLVMWAKSKTFLFSFYNLRGKLHQTWAVPRFGFQYFLPFAANGINNHIEDAILTADKLGVKVISLAALNKNEGLNGGGTLFTSKHPDLKVRVVHGNTLTAAVILHEIPQDVDEVFLTGATSKLGRAIALYLAQRKVKVMMLTLSTERFMKIQKELPAECQKYLVQVTKHQAAKNCKTWIIGKWATPREQYWAPPGTHFHQFVVPPVIPFRRDCTYGKLAAMKLPDEVEELGSCEYTLERGIVHACHAGGVVHFLEGWKHHEVGAIYVDQIDIVWEAALKHGLEPL; encoded by the exons ATGGCTGAGAAAGAAAAAGAGGGAAAGATGTCATCAGAAAACAAGAGAGTTTGCAGTCCAAACAAAAGGGATGCTCCATTTTTTCCTTGGCCATGGGAGAATTTGGATAATTTCAAG TATTTGCTGTATGGACCTTTAATAGCAAAAGTCGTGTATTCTATCTACAAAGATGAAATGATGAAAGGTGCTTGGTGCTTGCATATTCTTATCTTGTTTGGACTTAGAGCACTTGTTCATCAGCTATGGAGCACATTCAGTAACATGCTTTTCCTTAATCGTACGCGGCAAATCGACCAACGAGGCGTGGATTTTAAACAAATCGATGCGGAGTGGCATTG GGATAATTTCCTGATTCTTCAAATTATTGTGGCTTCATTGTTGTACTTGAGTTTCCCTTCCTTGGCCAGTCTTCCAATTTGGAACACGAGGGGTGTTTTATGTTGCCTGATTCTCCACATAGGAATATCGGAACCATTGTTTTATTGGATGCACAGATTATTGCACTCTCCCTATTTATTTCAACGGTACCATTGGCTGCATCATAGCTCTAAAATTACTAATCCTTTCACAG CCGGGCACACAACATTCTTGGAGCAGCTGTTGCTATGTATGGTTGTGGGGATTCCGACTTTGGGAACCGCCTTTCTTGGTTATGCATCGATAACTATGATGTACGGGTATCTTTTGCTGTTCGATTTTCTTCGATGTTTGGGACACTGCAATGTTGAAGTATTTCCTCATCGCCTTTTCGAGGCCATCCCTATTCTGAAGTACCTGATCTACACACCAAC ATACCACAGCCTTCATCACACGGAGATGAGGTCTAATTTTTGCCTCTTTATGCCTCTTTATGACAAGTTATGGAATACAATAGATGCAAAATATTGGGCTTTTTATCAAGAAATCTGTTCCAGGACAA GTAGCAGGGTACCGGATTTTGTGTTCCTAGCACACGTTGTAGATGTGATGTCAGCAATGCACGCACCCTTTGTTTTCCGATCATTTAGCTCGATACCTTTTAGCAACAAGCTCTTCTTGTTTCCAATGTGGCCTTGTACATTTTTGGCGATGCTTGTCATGTGGGCCAAGTCAAAGACTTTCTTGTTTAGCTTTTACAATCTCAGAGGGAAACTGCACCAAACTTGGGCAGTGCCAAGATTCGGTTTTCAG TATTTCCTACCTTTTGCTGCAAATGGCATCAATAACCATATTGAAGATGCCATCCTCACGGCTGATAAGCTTGGAGTTAAAGTCATCAGCCTTGCTGCATTAAACAAG AATGAAGGTCTAAATGGAGGTGGAACACTCTTTACTTCGAAGCATCCCGATCTTAAAGTCAGAGTGGTCCATGGGAACACCTTGACGGCTGCAGTGATCCTACATGAGATTCCTCAAGACGTTGATGAGGTTTTCTTAACAGGGGCGACCTCTAAACTTGGCAGGGCTATCGCCCTTTATCTTGCTCAACGCAAGGTTAAAGTTATG ATGCTAACACTGTCGAcagagagattcatgaagatccAGAAAGAATTACCAGCGGAGTGCCAAAAATACTTAGTACAGGTTACCAAGCATCAAGCAGCTAAGAACTGTAAG ACATGGATCATCGGCAAATGGGCAACGCCACGTGAACAGTATTGGGCTCCACCAGGAACACATTTTCACCAGTTTGTAGTTCCACCCGTTATTCCATTCAGGAGAGACTGCACTTATGGGAAGCTTGCAGCAATGAAACTCCCTGACGAAGTCGAGGAACTGGGATCATGTGAG TATACATTGGAACGAGGCATAGTTCATGCTTGCCATGCTGGTGGGGTGGTTCATTTTCTTGAAGGGTGGAAACATCATGAAGTTGGGGCAATATATGTTGATCAGATTGATATTGTGTGGGAGGCCGCACTCAAGCATGGACTCGAGCCGTTATAG
- the LOC140978340 gene encoding chromophore lyase CRL, chloroplastic-like, translated as MCTGSASGSGSDSNGWNKARGVVLKALVLIGGALLLKRVTKSTTRWDHTRIVADSLAGEKFSREQASRDPENFFNIRWLSCPAAEMVDGSKVLYFEQAFWRTPRKPFRQRFFMVKPCSKEMKCDVELRTYAIRDAEEYRNFCDRPMEQRPQPDEVIGDIAEHLTTIHLKRCERGKRCLYEGSTPGDGFPNTWNGASYCTSELAVWKNNEIHKWDKGYDEDGNQVWGVKGGPYVFKPAPPSSFSDPFAPLSFPKFLEKKIEGSFVLQE; from the exons ATGTGCACTGGCTCGGCTTCGGGCTCCGGCTCCGACTCGAACGGGTGGAACAAAGCTCGCGGTGTGGTGCTGAAAGCTCTGGTATTGATCGGCGGCGCGTTATTGCTAAAGCGCGTCACCAAGTCTACCACGCGCTGGGACCATACTCGCATCGTCGCCGACTCTCTCGCCGGTGAGAAG TTTTCGAGGGAGCAAGCATCGAGAGACCCGGAAAATTTCTTCAATATAAG ATGGCTTTCATGTCCAGCTGCAGAAATGGTGGATGGTTCAAAGGTTTTATATTTTGAACAG GCATTCTGGAGAACTCCTCGCAAACCTTTTCGGCAG AGATTTTTCATGGTTAAACCTTGTTCGAAGGAGATGAAATGTGACGTTGAG CTGCGTACGTATGCAATAAGGGATGCAGAAGAGTACCGGAACTTTTGTGATCGACCAATGGAACAGCGGCCTCAACCTGATGAAGTTATTGGA GACATTGCCGAGCATTTGACAACCATTCATTTGAAACGTTGTGAACGAGGGAAACGTTGCTTGTATGAAGGTTCAACTCCAGGAGACGGATTTCCCAATACATGG AATGGTGCTTCATACTGTACCTCAGAACTCGCTGTAtggaaaaataatgaaatacaCAAATGGGACAAAGGATACGATGAAGATGGGAACCAA GTTTGGGGTGTCAAGGGCGGCCCATACGTGTTTAAACCTGCGCCACCCTCGAGTTTTAGCGACCCTTTTGCCCCTTTAAGTTTTCCTAAGTTCTTGGAGAAAAAGATAGAAGGTTCATTTGTTCTACAAGAGTGA
- the LOC140978339 gene encoding 4-coumarate:CoA ligase 1-like, which produces METITKQEEIIFRSKLPDIYIPKHLPLHSYCFENISKFSSRPCLIDGSTDVVYTYEDVELTSRKVGSGLSKLGINQGDTIMLLLPNSPHFVFAFLGASYIGAVSTMANPFFTPAEVLKQVKASNAKLIITQGCSVDKVRDYALDSGIKVMCIDSTPTEGCHQFSELTSADERDIPAVKIHPDDVVALPYSSGTTGLPKGVMLTHKGLVTSVAQQVDGENPNLYIHSEDVMLCVMPLFHIYSLNSVLLCGLRVGAAILIMKKFDIVPFLELMQKYKVTIGPFVPPIVLAIAKSPVVDKYDLSSVRTVMSGAAPLGRELEDAVRIKFPSAKLGQGYGMTEAGPVLAMCLAFAKEAFEIKSGACGTVVRNAEMKIVDTETGVSLGRNHAGEICIRGDQIMKGYLNDPVSTEKTIDVDGWLHTGDIGFIDADDELFIVDRLKEIIKYKGFQVAPAELEAILLNHPCISDAAVVPMKDEAAGEVPVAFVVRSNEWVISEDEIKQFISKQVIYYKRINRVFFIDAIPKSPSGKILRKDLRERLAAGV; this is translated from the exons ATGGAGACAATTACAAAGCAAGAAGAAATCATATTCCGATCAAAGCTCCCCGATATCTACATTCCAAAGCATCTCCCGTTGCACTCCTACTGTTTCGAGAACATTTCCAAATTTAGTTCGCGACCGTGTCTTATAGATGGCTCCACAGACGTGGTTTACACCTACGAGGACGTTGAGCTTACGTCTCGAAAAGTCGGGAGCGGCCTCAGCAAGCTCGGAATCAATCAAGGCGATACCATTATGCTCTTGCTCCCGAATTCACCCCATTTTGTGTTCGCGTTTTTAGGTGCTTCATATATTGGGGCTGTTTCCACTATGGCGAATCCCTTTTTCACTCCTGCCGAGGTTTTAAAGCAAGTCAAGGCCTCGAATGCCAAGCTTATCATTACACAAGGGTGTTCTGTGGATAAAGTCCGAGACTACGCGTTGGATAGTGGTATCAAGGTGATGTGCATTGACTCGACGCCCACGGAGGGGTGTCACCAGTTCTCGGAGCTCACTTCCGCCGATGAAAGGGACATACCGGCTGTGAAGATACATCCCGACGACGTGGTGGCGCTGCCGTACTCCTCCGGGACGACCGGGCTCCCCAAGGGCGTGATGCTCACACATAAAGGTCTGGTCACCAGCGTGGCCCAGCAAGTTGACGGGGAGAACCCGAATTTGTACATACACAGCGAAGATGTTATGCTCTGCGTGATGCCTTTGTTTCACATTTACTCTTTGAACTCCGTTTTGCTCTGCGGGTTGCGGGTTGGGGCCGCCATTTTGATCATGAAGAAGTTTGACATCGTCCCCTTTTTGGAGCTGATGCAGAAGTATAAAGTGACTATTGGGCCCTTCGTACCGCCGATTGTTTTGGCGATTGCGAAGAGCCCGGTGGTGGATAAATACGATCTTTCGTCCGTGCGGACTGTGATGTCCGGCGCGGCGCCTCTGGGGAGGGAGTTGGAGGATGCTGTGAGGATCAAGTTTCCGAGCGCGAAACTTGGGCAG GGTTATGGAATGACGGAAGCTGGGCCGGTGCTGGCGATGTGCTTAGCATTTGCCAAAGAAGCGTTCGAGATAAAATCGGGCGCTTGCGGGACGGTGGTCAGAAATGCCGAGATGAAAATAGTGGACACAGAGACCGGAGTTTCTCTAGGACGCAACCACGCTGGTGAAATCTGCATCAGAGGCGATCAAATCATGAAAG GGTATTTGAATGATCCGGTATCTACCGAGAAGACAATAGATGTAGATGGATGGCTACACACAGGCGATATCGGGTTCATCGATGCGGACGACGAGTTATTCATCGTCGATCGGTTGAAAGAAATAATTAAGTACAAAGGATTTCAGGTGGCACCAGCTGAACTCGAAGCGATACTCCTCAACCATCCGTGCATTTCCGATGCGGCCGTCGTCCC CATGAAAGATGAGGCCGCGGGAGAAGTTCCGGTCGCCTTTGTTGTGAGATCAAATGAATGGGTAATTTCCGAGGATGAGATTAAACAGTTTATTTCTAAACAG GTGATATACTACAAGAGAATAAATCGCGTATTTTTCATCGATGCGATTCCCAAGTCTCCATCAGGCAAAATATTGAGAAAGGATCTCAGAGAAAGATTAGCAGCTGGTGTTTAA
- the LOC140978341 gene encoding probable beta-1,4-xylosyltransferase IRX10L has translation MKSGKWVFAVIFVLCSCWRIGAFKFQRTQQTERISGSAGDVLEDDPVGRLKVFIYELPSKYNKKILQKDPRCLNHMFAAEIYMHRFLLSSAVRTLNPEEADWFYTPVYTTCDLTPNGLPLPFKSPRMMRSAIQLIASNWPYWNRTEGADHFFIVPHDFGPCFHYQEEKAIERGILSLLQRATLVQTFGQRNHVCLKDGSITIPPYAPPQKMQAHLIPPSTPRSIFVYFRGLFYDVGNDPEGGYYARGARASVWENFKDNPLFDISTEHPTTYYEDMQRAIFCLCPLGWAPWSPRLVEAVIFGCIPVIIADDIVLPFADAIPWEEIGVFVAENDVPKLDTILTSIPIDEILRKQRLLANPSMKQAMLFPQPAQARDAFHQILNGLARKLPRGNGVFLKPGEKMLNWTAGPVTDLKPW, from the exons GAAGTGCCGGTGATGTTTTGGAAGATGACCCGGTTGGAAGGTTAAAAGTTTTCATTTACGAGCTCCCCAGCAAATATAACAAAAAGATTCTACAGAAGGATCCAAGATGTCTCAATCATATGTTTGCTGCAGAGATTTACATGCACCGTTTTCTTTTATCAAGCGCTGTTCGAACTCTTAATCCTGAAGAGGCTGATTGGTTTTACACGCCTGTGTATACTACTTGTGACCTCACACCAAATGGTCTCCCTTTGCCTTTCAAATCGCCTCGTATGATGAGGAGTGCGATACAACTTATTGCTTCAAATTGGCCTTATTGGAACCGGACTGAAGGTGCAGATCACTTTTTCATTGTGCCTCATGATTTTGGTCCGTGCTTTCACTATCAA GAAGAGAAAGCTATTGAAAGGGGGATTCTTTCACTACTCCAGCGGGCTACCTTGGTTCAAACTTTTGGACAACGAAACCATGTTTGCTTAAAGGATGGTTCTATCACAATTCCTCCATATGCTCCTCCACAGAAAATGCAAGCCCACTTAATTCCTCCTAGTACTCCTCGGTCGATCTTTGTTTACTTTCGAGGTTTGTTCTATGATGTTGGTAATGATCCTGAAGGTGGTTACTATGCAAG AGGAGCCCGAGCGTCAGTGTGGGAAAACTTTAAGGACAATCCTTTGTTTGACATCTCCACGGAGCACCCAACCACCTACTATGAGGATATGCAGAGGGCTATCTTTTGTCTGTGCCCACTTGGATGGGCTCCATGGAGCCCCAGATTAGTGGAAGCAGTTATTTTCGGTTGCATCCCTGTCATTATAGCTGATGACATTGTCTTACCGTTTGCTGATGCTATTCCATGGGAAGAAATTGGGGTATTTGTAGCAGAAAATGACGTTCCTAAGCTGGATACAATTCTTACCTCGATTCCCATTGACGAAATACTAAGGAAGCAGAGATTGCTCGCCAACCCTTCCATGAAACAGGCTATGCTTTTCCCGCAACCTGCTCAGGCTAGGGATGCTTTTCATCAAATCTTGAATGGGCTTGCTCGTAAGTTGCCACGTGGTAATGGTGTCTTCTTGAAACCAGGTGAAAAGATGTTGAACTGGACAGCAGGTCCAGTAACTGATCTTAAGCCTTGGTAA
- the LOC140978788 gene encoding uncharacterized protein has translation MYCEPYLFIGRSCYTSVHHPSSTCAMVNLSKSRLPYLSILLLLLASAHNSQAQTKNEIKTKVYYSPKIELEPGMVSNKNYPSIDFPQGHVAIKSFDAEIVDQDGKSVPLNQIYLHHWIVDKYFQSTLNSSLPPIFGNISGVCSGNALIQYFGSGAETRRTPSNVPDPYGIVVGNPSDAPAGYEEKWLLNVHVIDTRGVVDKVGCLECTCELYNMTRDGNGELLPPDYYGGLSCCLDGSRCRMEEGYNKSGNITYYLKYTVRYLEWDTSIVPVRVFVLDVTDIVTKVNNSQGIVYRHDCQVEYQVKSCSSIIDLAKTRCIDTKSVSFTLPRGGNLVYGVGHQHVGGVGIALYGQGGRDLCTSIPKYGRGHAPGNEAGYVVGMSTCYPKPGSLKISDGETLTLVSKYSSARRHAGVMGLFSILLAD, from the exons ATGTATTGTGAACCATATCTTTTCATCGGACGCTCCTGTTATACTTC AGTTCATCATCCTAGCTCAACCTGCGCAATGGTCAACTTATCAAAATCCCGGCTGCCATACCtgtccatccttcttcttctcctAGCTTCAGCACATAACTCACAAGCCCAAACCAAAAATGAAATCAAAACCAAAGTGTACTACTCACCAAAAATCGAGTTGGAACCAGGCATGGTCTCCAACAAAAACTACCCGAGCATCGATTTCCCCCAAGGCCACGTCGCCATCAAGAGCTTCGACGCCGAAATAGTCGACCAAGATGGAAAATCGGTCCCTCTCAACCAAATTTATCTGCACCATTGGATCGTTGACAAATACTTCCAATCCACTCTTAACTCCAGCCTCCCACCGATTTTCGGAAACATTAGTGGAGTGTGCAGCGGTAATGCTCTCATACAGTATTTTGGATCCGGGGCTGAGACACGAAGGACCCCGAGCAACGTGCCGGATCCTTACGGTATCGTCGTCGGCAATCCGTCGGATGCTCCCGCGGGGTATGAGGAGAAATGGTTGCTCAATGTGCACGTTATCGACACTCGAGGAGTGGTGGATAAAGTAGGATGTCTCGAGTGTACGTGCGAGCTGTACAACATGACGAGGGACGGAAACGGTGAGCTCTTGCCTCCTGATTACTACGGCGGTTTGAGCTGTTGCCTTGATGGGAGTAGGTGTAGGATGGAGGAAGGGTATAACAAGAGTGGCAATATAacctattatttgaaatatacgGTGAGATATTTGGAATGGGATACGTCCATCGTGCCTGTTCGAGTCTTTGTTCTCGATGTAACAGATATCGTGACAAAGGTTAACAATTCACAAGGGATCGTTTATCGACATGATTGTCAG GTTGAGTATCAAGTGAAATCTTGCTCCAGCATTATCGATTTGGCCAAGACTCGTTGCATTGACACAAAATCCGTGAGTTTTACTTTACCAAGAGGCGGCAATCTCGTATATGGAGTTGGGCATCAGCATGTAGGAGGCGTGGGTATTGCCCTCTATGGACAG GGAGGAAGAGATCTATGTACGTCGATTCCAAAATACGGGAGAGGACATGCACCTGGAAACGAAGCTGGCTACGTTGTGGGAATGTCGACCTGTTACCCTAAACCAGGCTCACTCAAAATTAGTGATGGGGAAACTCTGACGCTTGTATCTAAATACAGCAGTGCAAGAAGACATGCAGGAGTCATGGGACTCTTTAGCATCTTGCTTGCTGATTGA